The Mercenaria mercenaria strain notata chromosome 10, MADL_Memer_1, whole genome shotgun sequence genome contains a region encoding:
- the LOC128546428 gene encoding C1q-related factor-like — translation MNQDVREAVETEVAFYATHSHHDVQHLGQNQIIVFDQAVTNIGNAYNSHHGGFVAPVAGTYVFHVTMMGRNAHAVTGNHFNAYIDVDGRTYSQLWVVPYEQSSQMFIIELSAGKTVTVKNHILDDGFVGQHMSTFSGFLLYEHYRSPAIVGK, via the exons ATGAACCAGgatg TTCGAGAAGCAGTGGAAACAGAAGTCGCATTCTACGCAACGCACTCACACCATGATGTTCAACATCTCGGCCAGAATCagattattgtatttgatcaagCTGTAACAAATATTGGAAACGCATACAATTCACACCATGGCGGATTCGTGGCACCCGTTGCCGGGACATACGTTTTCCACGTGACCATGATGGGCAGAAACGCCCATGCGGTGACAGGCAACCACTTCAATGCATATATTGATGTTGATGGCAGGACATATTCGCAGCTGTGGGTTGTACCTTACGAACAGTCTTCACAAATGTTTATCATCGAGTTATCAGCGGGCAAAACGGTAACGGTGAAGAACCATATTCTAGACGACGGGTTTGTTGGACAGCACATGTCTACTTTCTCTGGCTTTCTATTGTATGAGCACTACCGCTCACCAGCTATCGtaggaaaataa